DNA sequence from the Vicia villosa cultivar HV-30 ecotype Madison, WI linkage group LG3, Vvil1.0, whole genome shotgun sequence genome:
tattattgttatcatcaaaactaagataattgatcagaacaaatcttgttctaacaaccacCGTAATTTATTTATTCCCAAGGAAAGGGAAACTATTGAAAGAACTCCTAGAAGTGAAAGAAAATGGTCTCGCAatcaaatttgggttcgggagtgtATTTTAAGTGGAAAATATTAGCACCCCTAACATCTATTGTACTCAAGAGGAACCATTTTGTTTGTTTTGCGTGTAAGTGTGTTGTTATCTAAGTTACTTGCTACTGGATTTAATTAAGGggaaaaataagtttttaattaGTGTGCTTGTCATGGTTTTGGAACCccgtgcctacgtatctccataGTACAATGAATAAATCAGAGTCTCGTAGTTCATAGGTACACTACTAAGGAAATTATCTCACAATGGTTGGTTGTAAGTTTGCTGTTTCAACCACGGTCGTGCGGCCATTGTGATAAACTATGTAGCACGCTATCTATCACAACAATTGACGTCAACAACCGTTGTCATAAATATAGTGTCATGGGATTGATACCCCGCTACAAACAAAATTAAAAcgcataaaaaataatatttcagCATGGTTATAAGTTCCCACCATTGTGGTGTATGTAagagtttattataaaatatgagatTGCGTGTTTTTCCCTGCCCCTCAATAACCATATACCATCAATCAAATAAATTCTTGAGAtaataatcaaaaaaattaaattattcttgaaaataATGATTTCTTATGAGTCTTTCAAACAAAATTATTCCCCTTtgaacaaaattttatttttcaaacatcAAGATTTGTGTGAAAGACGCACACTAACACCtatttatcaatattattttgaaaaatttgtgacagtgattgaaattatatacgctaaatgaaaaattataatttacaaGATGGATGCAATTCAAAAAAAAACATTGGATCGTCTAATTTGattttcaagaataatttaatttttttaattatcatctaaaaaatctatttaaatgAATGCAAGTTCAATGAGGACATAGTGAAACAAGCAATCATATATGATATAACAACTCCACtaacaacatttatcaacaaaaacatcaattaattaacaaatatttggaGAACTTAATAACTAACCATTTCTCGAAGCTTTAAGTGATAAGTAAAGAACCATAACCACTTGGCAACTGCACATGAAAAGTCAATTATTAACGAAAAACACAaaataacatcaacaacaacatcaacataaacaacatttaTCAACACCATACATAtcttttattgaaaaatataCAAGGAGGATGTATAGCTTCATCCTCCTTGTATCTTTTCTCATTAAGTGGGATCCACAAACTATAATGTGAACCACAACTATATTGTGTGAATTTAAATCCTACAAACACCAATAAAAAATAGAATCTTAACATGAACTAGCATTTGTTATCCAACAAAATTCATCAACATGCATAACAATAACATCATAAAAATCATGTCAACAAACATTTATCGACATTTATCAGCAACATAATACAAGAACATACCACAATAAAAAACCATAAACGGTCTAACAATAAGAAAATCATAAGAAAATCATGTGAGATATAACAACAACATACACGAAAACAAAATAAAGATTAATATtcctaattatttttaaattttcaaaaaaaccttgCTTTTTGCGTTTGTTTCGGAAAAATTCGATCTATCATTTTCTTGaataaaactcaatttttatattttttcgaaaaaactccattttttttcgtttttttgaaaaattaattcgtttttccgaaaatactatattttttgtatttcggaaaatttatttttcctattttccaaaaactagctttttttttttgtatttttgaagaactatattttttttgtattttggaaaaaaaaatttaaaaaaattgttatttttttaaaaataatttaataaatttaaagtataaaagaaaaataattaattggatcgtcaaAATGTATTGGATGAATTGGTTCCATACATGTATATAAATGGATGGATTTAATCAACTCCATTAATTTTTTTCGTATTTGGTGGATGATTTAATGGATATTTTGGTGGATagatttgatggattttgatttaATGGATTCAATTGGCACCCCTTTTAATTTCTAGTGGTTTTTACtgtatttattttacttttcttattttataaattttgagtATAAAAAATTAGAGAAAGAATTTAACATGATTCAAGACTTAGAggcattttttaaaacaataaatgttagacgtaaataaattatatatgttaGTAGTAAGGTATAACTTTCTTTTGCAAATGTATTGAAAGCTTCACACAAAAGACTCTTTTATTCAATCGACCCAGTACATAAACAATACTAACAATTTTAGAAGCAAATAAACTATGATTGAATTAAAACATGGTGGGAATGCAAAACAAACATACATGATTTCATTCAAGGTTGTAGGTTACTCCAAAATTCATTCTCAAGATTTTCATCATTATCATGCTTGAAATCCACATTCGATTCCCTTTCAATGTTGTCAAAGTTATTCATCTGAATTTcccaattattaatattatctgtTTCCAACCTTCTAccaatgtcattcaaattatGGTCAATAAAGGAAGCAAGAGAATTCAAATCAACCCCAGACATATTGTTGTCCACAACATTTCCAGCATTGAGACATTGAAACATGACCAtcatcatctctttctctttattctctctcatttgCTTCTTTAGTTTTTCTTTAGCGTTGGAAACTCTTTGTTTGAGGAAAATCTCTAGATTCATCGTTTTCTGGCTTTTCTCAAATTCTGGCACCGTCCGGAATTTTGAGAGCACCTTTTGGACTCCCAATGGTGTTGGCCAAATCTCAGGATCATATGGGCAACAAATTATAGCACAAGCTTCAATTCCACAAAGAATACATAACTCATCAACCTTCTTCAACAGACCTTTCTTCCTATTCTTGTATGCTGCTTTCCTTGCAGCATCATTCACAATGAAAGCCAGTTTCACTTTTCTTCTACCCATTTTTGTGACTAACTATAGATTAACGGAAGACGAAAATTGAAAGAAGAAACAGTTAAAGTTGATTCTTGTGAATAATGTGATGCTATTTATTTGGTATATATAGAGCAATATCATTATATGGATTGGTGTTAGATGTTTTTCTTTTCGTTCTAGATGGCACTGTGGAAAAAATTTCCATCTCACTCTTTCCAATAAAATCTCATTTTATCTCATTCCATATATGTATGATAAAGAGAATATATTTCTTTAtgaaatatttacttttttaaactcactaaacctaaataatttaattgatgtTACATATATTTTAATAGAAATATACTTTAACTTtagtattttttatgtttatagtaTATCAATGAAAGTCATTAAATGTGtgaatttcttttttaaaaatatttagaaacatttttttcaaatatagTAAAATAAAGATATTTTCCAAATAAAAAGTTAGGACGTAAACCATTTATACTATTTGAGTCTATTAATAATTTTCAAATaccaatataattataatatagtaTCAAAAGATAATAAACCATTTATAGTATATTACTAAAAATTATTAAGTGCATATTTGATAtaaactttttaaatatttttctattataatataataataaatgtatttaCCAAATATGAAAtactaaaaatgaaattatgaTATAAACTGTTTAATTTATGACAATAAATAATATGCTGAATCTACTATATTACCAAAActtatagtaaaatatgattttaaaaaattatatttccaTTGAGATTTATGACAATAAActgtttaataaaatttatttaccaAAATTTAATAAAAGTTTAGACTCTCTTTCAATTCTTaactcttttttttcaaaagtttcatacTCTTTCAATATGACCCTCTCCCTCTCTAAATTGTTTGGTTACTCGATCAGATCATTTAATTTCAGTGGGAAAATCGATTTAGGTAATTAGGATTTAATAGATATGTGTAATTTACATTTGCTTATTTAaaaattaggattcaaatttacCCTTTCCATATTTTAAGACAAGTGATGTGTGAAACTCTTCTTTAAAAACACACTATAAAGAATgtaattgattgtgatgatgTTTCTAATTTATCTATGTGTATGTAGTTTAGTTTTGCTTCTAATCTAGTCCAAGTATAAAATACAGCAATGTAATGAATTTTATGAATATCTTGATTTGGTTTGTtgctttattttttctattttaccaTTAGCTTTGGTTGTCActggttttaattgatgttttatGACAGTTCTATACAAAAGTATATAGTTTTTAACATGTTCTCTTACAAAATAGGTAAGCCTCGAGTGAACGGTGAAGTGAATTTGATTTAGTGGACACTTGCAGGATTTTAAGTCCATCCCAAGTAGTTTGTAACCTTGATTGTTAGCTTGGATTtgaaaaaaacttttaatgacaCTGCTACAAAAAAGATGGCTCGtagtttctttctttcttcactAGTGCATAAAGTCCTTTTTACATCAGgcgaaaagtactttttacatcgggtctGGGTCCGATGTAAATCCAAGCTATGTAATAAATtagagacattttacatcgggccacggtccgatgtgaaaaattaacataccacatcggttgaattAAGATgtatgatgtgaaaaataattcaattttttataaaaaaaatatatacgccATATTTTTCATCCGTTTTCCATTTACCCGATGtaatttatagtttttatatCGGTTATTACATTAGCCCAATGTAATAGATATGTTTTTACATTGGTTTTTCAGTTTGCCCAATGtaatatgttttatgttttttagcgAATTCTAGGTGTTTTTCCTATTTTtgctgtaatttttttttaccaaattttTCATATAAGTTTCAAATATCACACAGACAAAAAATAGTTTTCTCATTTTTTCCACATCACACATACCACATTTAGGTCattgttttcatatttttctaaccaGTGAAGGAAATAATTTCATTGCACCGAATACTAAGATGCATatatattttcttcaaaatgaacagttgatttacaaaattattaatctaggatacacaagtgtacaaaattataagaaagttTACACACGGTGGACTACTACAAAATAACATAACAACAAATATTCCACCATTTAAGTCCTCTCACGCACTTGAAATACCAACATGTATCCACGAGAAGATGAGTTGTAGCTTCAGAAGACAACACCAAAATTACATTTGCTGATAATAAACAATAACACTAATTAACATCAACAAACAACACCAAAGTCAAGAAACTAGCTCGAATCAGAAATATAGACAATTCCATATAACTCACCTAATAAAGATTAatctttatataactcaaagaaacattttACCCAACAGAGTCGCAAATCATACAAATCATCTTGTGTTAATTCTGTAGGATCATCAAATACCTACAATACATAAATAACAATATTgagttattctttgaaaattcacattaagatgcaaaacgcaaagtaaataacaaatttaagttattttattaccTGCATCCAATATTCGGTTATATTGACAGAGACAATATCCAACATATTTTTTATCACATAATACCCACAATCATTAGagtatatttaaataaaaggTTTCTCGTAAGTCACATGCCACTATTTTAGCATGATATCACATGTTAAAATTgttcttaaataaataaataatttcttCTCCAATTTTTTCAAAGAATCAAAATCATCTTCAGAAGAAACTAAAAAATGGTTTCAAACATGCTAAGTTAAGGTACCTGGAGAGTAGCTGGAGTAGCTGTCAATGATTTTATCTCGGCAAGCTTAGTAAAATTGATTCACAAAATTGATTTTCAGATTTTCATTCACAACTAAAAATTGTTATGAGAGGATTTTGAAGATGGAAAAACTGTGGAATATGGAAGGAGAACCTTGTAACTGGCGGACCTTCTAACTGTTATGGCTCCAAAGTCCAAAATGATGCACTGTCTGGCGAAGATCTGCAAAGTGCGGCGGACTGGGAGGGTCGGCGAATTGGGAGGGTCTACGAAGTGCGGCGGACTGGGAGGGTCTGCGAAGAGAGTCGCGCGAGAGTGGGTTGGCGAACTGCGGGTCGAATGTCTTTCGGCAGAGGAGAATGAACTTCGGCGGAGGAGAATGTTTCGAGAAAGCAgaagatttgtgtgtgtaaaGATGGACTAGGGTTTTACGAAAAAGTTGTAGTAACATTTCCCATCGGTTGAATATTAGGCCGATGTAAAGGCCCACTAGCGGAACATTTTTTCCGTCAGTTATTACCAAGAACCGATGTAAAGGCCCACTAGCGGAACATTTTTCCCATCGGTTGAATATTAGGCCGATGTAAAGGCGCACTAGCGGAACATTTTTCCCATCGGTTATTACCAAGAACCGATTTAAAATTCGTTATAACaataatttcattttaattacaaTTCTGCAACCGCCTATTCACAATCCTTCTATTTCACTATGATAGCAAAACAAACATAATAGGTGATTCTAATTGGTAATAGAACtaaatttttcttataatatcTATTTCCCAATCCTTATATTTATGTAAGTGCGCGCAAATTAGGCCTAGCCAGGATAGGTGTGTATTGTTGGATATCTGTTGGTAGGTGGATATGTGGCAGCACTTGAACATAGAAGATGTTGATGAATATTGCACCTAGAAAATTCAAAGCGTGTGAATTTAAACTAATCTTTAAGTTCATTTCGCCCCCCACCAATTACTGTATATTAGATGCAATTGATATTAATAACAAATTCTCTTTAAAATACTTTATATTTTTTAGTGTAAATTGCATAAAAACACTAAGCATGATTTTTGGTAATAGGTTACAGAAAAATGTTTTCTACATttatgtaataataaaataaaggatgaTTTCAAATAATTTAAATGGTAGAGAAATTGGCTGTGTATGATTCTGTTTTCGTGTGCTTTCTAAAGCTTATAATTGTCTTACTGAATCgttcataattgttcatgttCTATTTTTTTATCCATGTTGTCTATGTACAACATTGATTATCTAGTATGTTTTGGATTCATATTTGTCTATTTTGGATTCACTGTCTATTGGCATATGTACAACAGAGGATACACTGTCCTATTTTTATCCAAACTTGTTATAAGATACACCGTCTATTATATGTATTGGTTTGGATTTATATCCTTTATCTTTCGTTATTAGTCTTGCTAAATGTCTAACAGTGTTAAATCGTACTAATTTCCTTTCTATTGCCAATATAATTAAAGctttgtttttactaattttttaattcatttttattatcgacataaatataattaaaggtttagggtttagggtttagggtttaatttAGAGAGAGAAATGCTTTTTGTTCTCTGCCTTCTCTCTAGAATCTGGGTTCTTGTCCTTTGAGTTTCTCAAGGACGTTTTGCATGGCTGCTAAAGGTTCTAACGGGGTAGGGGTGTGGAGGAAGGTGGATTATAGCAGGAGGGTGCAACCTAGGTGGGATATTGCAGACGGCGGTAAGGGGTTTAAGGGGATTAGGGAAGAAGATTCTGTAACTTCCTTCTTCGTGTCCGAGTTCGGTGCTCGTTGGAAAGCTCTGGACTTGTTCTATGAGTTCAAAGCCTATGGAAACATGGTGGAGTTTGTCATTCCACCTAAGAAGGATAGATACGGCAGGAGATACGGCTTCGCACGGTTTGCTAATGTGAAGGATGTTAATACTCTAGAGATCAAACTTGATAATTTGTTCCTCGATGGTAGGAAATTGCATGTCAGTTTGACGAGATTCAATAGAACAGTGTTTAAGCAGCCTGCCTTAGTTCAACAGGATAGAAGGGAATGCAAGGGCCAATTAGTCGGTGAGAAGAGGGGTTTCAGGCATAGCAACGTGGTGGATGCTTGTGGTCAGAATAGATCTTTCGCAGATGTGCTACAAAATAAGAAGTCTTTGAGGAATTCTGTTGTGGTGTCAAAATCTATATCCTTTCAACCTAGTGAGGAAGCCTCTAACCAGTACTTCAAAGCTTTTACTGGCGTCATCAAAGAACCGGGTGTTGATGTCGATATCAAAAGGCTTTTCCTGGAAGAAGATATCTTTTCTATCAGAGTAACTTATCTGGGGCCTAATCTCTGTCTGTTGGAGGACTTGATTGAGGGTGAGATTGAGGAATTCATTAAGGTAAGGAAAGAATGGTGGCAGCTTTGGTTTAGTAGTATTCAACCTTGGAATCCTTCTGATGTTGACAAAGAAAGGTTGATATGGATCAAGATCACTGGAGTTCCTTGTTACGTATGGGGAGAGATTTTTTTCAAGAGGTTAGCTGATCTCTTTGGTCGCTTCATCAAATGTGATGAAGGCACAGCTCTTAAATCCAGAATGGACGTGGCCCGTATTTGCATCAGTACTGGACACTTTGGTAGGGTGGATGAATGTATAAATGTGGAAATAGAAGGTGCGTTTTTCTCGGTGTTGGTGTTGGAAGAGTGTGGGTGGGTGAATCCAAAGTTTCCGGTGGTGAGGGTTAGGGACGACGAAGGTTCTGTGTCGTCTCAGGCGGAGGAGGAAGAGGTTGTGGTGGGGAACAATGGGGAGGAGAGTGAGGCGGAGTTCGTGTCCTCGAAGTCTGGAAGCGGCGATGGGAAGGGTGAAGCTAGTATTTCTGTGGCAGAAAGTTTTCTAGGTTCAGGCAGGTTCCTTTCACCTAAAAGGTCTAAGAATCTGTCTACCAAGAAAAAGGTGGTTTTTGACTCTTCTGATAGGGTTTGTATTGTCTCTCCCGAGATTGATTTGTCCAAggaattaattgatgaagtgtACTGTGAGGACTTTAGCAGAGTAGGAGACTCGATTGACAAAGACTTTTCTTTAGTGGGGCCTTCAAAAGTCAATAAAGCTAGTGGTCAATCTTCTGAGTATACTGGGCCGGTTTTAGCTTGTGAAGAGTTGGGCCAAGAGGACTTTGGTGGGCCTTTTTCTTTTGACAAGGCTTGTAGAGATTGGATGACTAAATCAAAAAAACACTCTCCTAGTCAGACCAAGAAAAACAGTTGAAGATTAAGAAGGTGGCTGATTTGGGGGAAGAAGTTGCAGCGGCACCCTCTTATTTCGCATGTATCGCTCCCAGAAAGGCAACATCGAAGGATAGGAAGGATGGAGGCTCTAGCGCGAGTATGGCGGAGGACTCAATCTCTTCCGGTGAGTTTCTTTCTTCTAGCTTCTTTGGACATTCTGACATCGGCCGATGCAATGAGAGGCTTCGTGGGAATTCTCAGATTGGCAGTAGGGTGTGGAAATCTTTTTCTGAATTGGGAGTTGTGAGCTCTAAGAAGAATTTCGAAGCAGTCAATATTATCAATGCTTTAGAATTAAGAGATATGGAGGGGGTCATGGGTGAGAAGGAGAAGCTAACCGCGGTTCCATGAATCTGCTTTCTTACAACATAAGGGGAGGGGGTTTATCTTCCAAGAGGAAGAGAGTCAGTTATCTTATTCACTCCAACAAGACAGATATTTGCTTTCTTCAAGAGACTAAGATATCAACTTTTGTCGAGAGTAATGCGCGTGATTTTTGGGGTTCAAAGGAGGTCGAATGGACTGCTTGTAACTCAGTAGGAGCGGCGGGGGGTATGGTGATTTTGTGGAGGAGAGGTATGCTTTCTTTAAATTATAGCTTTGTGGGCAAAGGGTATGTGGGGATTAACATTGATTGGAAGGGTGTAGGTTATAATTTGGTTAATGTTTATGCGGCGTGTAGTAGAGCGGATAGGCTCATTACTTGGAATTCTATTCTTTCCTTAAAAAGATCTAAAGGTGGGGAGGAATGGTGTGTGGTTGGTGATTTCAATGAAGTTTTGAGTAAGGAAGAAAGAGTGGGTGAGGGAGTCGGTGGGAATGTTAAAGGTATGGAGGAGTTTAATTGGTTTGTGAATCAAATGGAGTTGATTGATTTAAATTGTGTTGGAGGTAAATTTACTTGGTTCAAAGATAATGGCAAAGCTATTAGTAGATTAGATAGATTCCTTTTATCTAATAAGCTTATCGAGGAGTAGGAGGTTTGTGATCAAAGGATCGATAAAAGAGATTTTTCGGACCATTGTCCTATACGGTTAGGTGTGGGGTATCTTGATTGGGGTCCGAAAccttttaggtttaataatgcTTGGTTTAAACATAAAGGTTTCAAGGCTTTTGTGGAGATGGAATGGAAAAGGTTGGTTGTTAAGGGGAGGGGAGATTTTGTACTTTATGAGAAATTGAAGAGCCTTAAAGAGAAACTCAAAGGGTGGAATAAGGAGGTCTTTGGGTGGGTTGATCTCAAGATGGAGGAGGCTAGGGATGGTATTAATATTTTGGATAAGGAGATAGAGGATAACATGGGTGGCAACAATGTGGAGGCAGTTAATGCTAGAAGGAATGTGTCGGTTAATCTTTGGAGTGGTATGCAAGTTAAAGAAAGTATGCTTATACTCAAGTCGCGTAATCTTTGGTTGAAGGAAGGTGATAGGAATTCTAGATTTTTTCACAATTCCTTGAAAGAGAGACAAAGACGGGATTCTATCTCCTCTTTGGAAGGTGTGGAGGGTAGAGTCGAAGGTGTGGATAACATCAAAGAGGAGATTCGAGGCTATTTCCAAATTTTTTTCAAAGAGGAAGACTTTGATAGACCGGTTCCGGAAGGTCTTAGGTTTAGGAGGTTGGAGGAAAGTGATGTGGTGTGGTTGGAGAGAGTTTTTTCCGAAAATGAGATTAAGGAGGCGGTTTGGTCTTGTGATGGTGATAAAACCCCCGGGCCGGATGGTTATTCGTTGGATTTCTTTAAGTTAAATTGGGAGATTGTGAAGGAGGATGTGTtcaagtgctttagggatttccatGAAAAAGGGAGATTAACCAAAGCTTGTACTTCTTCTTTTATTACCCTTGTTCCAAAAATCAAGAATCCCCAAGCTTTGAAGGAGTATCGTCCGATTTGTTTGGTGGGTAGTTTGTATAAGATATTGGCTAAATTGTTGGCTAATAGACTTAGAAGAGTGGTGGGAAAGTTGGTATCGAGCAATCAAACGGCTTTTATCCCGAGAAGAAATATATCGGATGGAGTGCTTGTTGCTAATGAGGTGTTAGACATGGCTAAAAGAGAGAGGCGTGGTTGCATGGTTTTGAAGGTGGACTTTGAGAAGGCTTATGATAGAGTAAGTTGGAACTTTGTGAGATATGTCTTTAAAAGGATGGGGTTTGGTGAGAGATGGAGAAGATGGATGGAAGGTAGCTTATTCCCCAATTCGACGTCTATTCTTGTTAATGGGAGTGTAACGCAATATTTTGTAGTGGAGAAAGGTCTCCGTCAAGGGGATCCTTTGTCCCCCTTTGTGTTTGTGGTGGTGATGGAAGTACTTTCGGCGCTCATGGAAAAAGCTAAACTATTGGGAGATTTCTGTGGTTTCAAGATTAATGGTAATAAGGAGGTGGATTTGCTCCAATTCGCGGACGACACATTAATTTTTGCCGAGTGTGATCTACCTAATCTTTGGAGTCTAAAGTCAATTTTTAGAGGCTTCGAGATGATGTCGGGTATGCGGATAAACTTTCATAAGAGTAATTTGTATGGGGTTAGCACGGGAAATTGGTTCATGGAAGCCGCGGAGAGCTTTTTATCTTGTAAGGTAGGGATGTTACCTTTTAAATTTCTAGGTGTTAATGTAGGAGATAACCCGAGGAAATTGTCTATGTGGAAAGATCTTATAGCTTTGCTTAAGAAGAAATTATCGGTGTGGAAAGGTACCAATCTTAACATGGCGGGGAGGGTTGTTCTCATCAACTCGGTCATTAATGCCTTACCAATCTACACGCTTTCTTTTTATAAGGCTCCTAGGAAGGTGTTACAAGAGATGTGTTCGATTCAACGCAAGTTCCTTTGGGGAGGCGGAGATCTCAAACGTTCTATTTGTTGGGTTAGTTGGGATACGGTTTGTAAGTCTTGAGAAGAAGGAGGGTTGGGAGTAAAAAATCTTGAAATTATGAATGTGGCTTTGCCTAGcaaatggaaatggagaatttTAACGGAAAAAGATGCGGTGTGGAGAGATCTTTTGGTTGCAAGGTATGGTAACATAAAGCTTAAGGTTTTGGTTGGAGATTCATCGGTGGTGCATAAAAATGACTTGGTGTGGTGGAGAGATTTAATCATCTCGGACAACTATGAAAAGCTTCTTCTGGAAAACTTTACTAGTGTTGTTCGAGTTATTGTTGGCAATGGAGTTTCAACACCGTTTTGGTATGCTAATTGGTCTGGGCAGCGGTCGTTGATGGAGGAATTTCCGACTCTGTTTTCTTTGGCTAACAACCATCTCTCCAGTATTTTTTCTACAGGTTTTTTGGTCAACAATGGTTGGAATTGGGCTCTGCCAGA
Encoded proteins:
- the LOC131658521 gene encoding agamous-like MADS-box protein AGL80; the encoded protein is MGRRKVKLAFIVNDAARKAAYKNRKKGLLKKVDELCILCGIEACAIICCPYDPEIWPTPLGVQKVLSKFRTVPEFEKSQKTMNLEIFLKQRVSNAKEKLKKQMRENKEKEMMMVMFQCLNAGNVVDNNMSGVDLNSLASFIDHNLNDIGRRLETDNINNWEIQMNNFDNIERESNVDFKHDNDENLENEFWSNLQP
- the LOC131658522 gene encoding uncharacterized protein LOC131658522 yields the protein MAAKGSNGVGVWRKVDYSRRVQPRWDIADGGKGFKGIREEDSVTSFFVSEFGARWKALDLFYEFKAYGNMVEFVIPPKKDRYGRRYGFARFANVKDVNTLEIKLDNLFLDGRKLHVSLTRFNRTVFKQPALVQQDRRECKGQLVGEKRGFRHSNVVDACGQNRSFADVLQNKKSLRNSVVVSKSISFQPSEEASNQYFKAFTGVIKEPGVDVDIKRLFLEEDIFSIRVTYLGPNLCLLEDLIEGEIEEFIKVRKEWWQLWFSSIQPWNPSDVDKERLIWIKITGVPCYVWGEIFFKRLADLFGRFIKCDEGTALKSRMDVARICISTGHFGRVDECINVEIEGAFFSVLVLEECGWVNPKFPVVRVRDDEGSVSSQAEEEEVVVGNNGEESEAEFVSSKSGSGDGKGEASISVAESFLGSGRFLSPKRSKNLSTKKKVVFDSSDRVCIVSPEIDLSKELIDEVYCEDFSRVGDSIDKDFSLVGPSKVNKASGQSSEYTGPVLACEELGQEDFGGPFSFDKACRDWMTKSKKHSPSQTKKNS